The genomic region AACCCCCCATTGCTCGTTTGGTGGATCGGGTGTCGGCGGTCTTTGTCCCGATTGTGATCGTTATTGCGGTATTGACAGCGATTGTCTGGTCACAGGTTGGGCCGGATCCTCGAACTGCCTACGCCCTGACTGCAGGCATCGCGGTACTGGTGATCGCCTGCCCCTGTGCCTTGGGACTGGCGACGCCGATTGCGATTATGGTCGGTACTGGCCGGGCCGCCCAGCTGAATATCCTGATCCGAAACAGCGACGCACTGCAGAGCGCCAGTCGCCTGACCCATCTGGTGGTCGACAAGACCGGCACCCTGACTGAGGGGCGTCCCGCGGTGACTGCCATCCACCCTGCAGGGACGACTCCGGAGTGCGAAGTGATCCGCCTTGCTGCAATGGTTGAGACAGGCTCGGAGCATCCCCTGGCCGAAGCCGTGGTTGAGGCTGCAAGAAGTCGTGGTCTCGATATTGCCGGGGTGAGTGATTTTCAGGCCCTGGAGGGGAGGGGCGTTTCAGGGCAGACTGGGGGGCGCAGGCTTCTGCTTGGTAATCATCATTTGATGGAGGAGCAGGGTGTTACCCTCCCACCGGCGCTGCTGAAGGAGGCTGCGCGGCATGCCGCCAGTGCGGCCACGCCGGTTTGGCTGGCGGTCGATTCGCAGATTGCGGGATTGCTGGCAGTGAACGATCCGGTTCGTCCCGACAGTTTTGCTGCTGTGGAGGCCCTGCAGCGCGAAGGCGTCAGAGTGGTAATGTGCACCGGTGACAACCGGGCGACGGCAGAGGCGGTAGCCGTCGACCTGAAAATCGATGAGGTCCACAGCGAACGCATGCCGGGAGAGAAGCTGGACGTGGTGAAGTCGTTGCAACGGCAGGGATACCGGGTCGGCATGGTGGGTGACGGCGTCAATGATGCCCCTGCGCTGACTCAGGCGGATACCGGTTTTGCTGTCGGCAGTGGGGCCGATGTCGCTATCGACAACGCCGATATCACCCTGGCGGGAGACTCGCTGGCTGATGTAAGTACCGCAATCGCCATCTCCAGCGCGACGATCCGGAATATCAAGCAGAATCTGTTCGGCGCTTTTATTTATAATGTGATCGGCATACCCATGGCTGCCGGGGTGCTGTTCCCGGTCACAGGTTGGCTGTTGCCGCCGATGTTCGCCAGCGCCGCCATGGCATTGTCATCGGTGACGGTGGTTGTCAATGCCAACCGGCTGCGTTTTTTTCAACCACTGAGACTGGAGAGACCCGTGTCTATCAAACTCAATGTCACCGGTATGACCTGCCCCCACTGCGTGAATCATGTTACCAAGGCCCTGCAGGGTGTCGGGGGTGTGGAAAGTGTCGAGGTCAGCCTCGATGCAGGTGAGGCGGTGATTACCGGCTCCGCTGCGGTTGATCTGCTTATTGTTGCAGTAAAGGATGCGGGTTACAGCGCAGAGACGGCCTGACCCGGTAGGCTATAATCTGCATTCGGACATAGGCCAAGACGAATCAAGTGAAGATTTCAGGTTCACTCACTCTTCCCCTCGAACGGCGCTTACTCACGCAAGAGTCGGCGTTGGTGCCCCGTGGGGTGGAGGAAATACTTCAGTCGCAGCAAACGGCTCTGCCGCGTGAAGTGCCTTCCGTTATCGAGGCGGAGGCTTTGATACTCAGGACCAGAACCAGAGAAAACCCCTATCAGGTCGATCTGGAGCCCCATTCCTATCGGGCGATCAGTGCCTATGCATCCACAGCGGAGAGTGATGAGCGAGAATATGTTAGTGCCCTGTTGGGTATCGACGAATACGCCTAGCCGGACGCGAGGGCTAGCTGTTCCCTGTAGGCCGGTTCAAGCGCAGCGGAACCGGCGGAACCCCGTATGATGCGCGCGCCTTTTGCCTGATCCGCTGAGCTTGATTATGCCTACGAACTAGCCAGATGCCGGAACGAACCGGTCGGCTTCGAAATTCAGCGTGGCGAAATAGTCATCCAGGGTCTCTTCTCGACGGATCAGTTCGACGCTGCCGTCGGTCTTCAACAGCAGCTCCTTTGGCCGTACCTTGCCGTTGTAGTTGAAACCCATTGCCTGGCCGTGGGCACCGGTATCGTGAATGTAGAGGATGTCTCCGTCCTCGATCCTCGGCAGACTGCGTTGGACGGCAAACTTGTCATTGTTCTCGCAAAGTGAACCCGCCACATCCACCGTCTCATCGCAGCCGCTTTTACCCAATACGTCGATATGATGGTAGGCCCCATACATGCCGGGGCGCATCAGGGCAGACATGCAAGCGTCCACACCGACATAGGTGCGGTAGATCTCCTTGCGGTTGATCGCCTGGGTGACCAGAACGCCGTGGGGACCGGTCATGTAACGGCCGCTCTCGACATAGAGTTTGGGGGCATAACCGTTATGGGACTTGAAGGTATCAAAGAGCGCGGTGATCTCCCGGCCCATGGCCTGGATGTCAAGGGCTTCGTTTTCAGGACGGTAAGGAATGCCCAGACCACCGCCGATATTGATGAAATCGAAGGTGATGCCCAGTTGCGACGAGATCCACTCGACCCGCTCCAGCAGGGTGCGTGCGGTCTCCACCATGTAGGTGTAGTTCAGCTCGTTGGATGCGAGCATGGTGTGCAGGCCAAAGCGTTTGGCGCCGCGTCCCTTGGCAGCTTTGTAGGCATCCAGCAGCTGATCATGGGTGACGCCGTATTTGGCTTCCACCGGGTTGCCGATGATGCTGTTGCCGGTGCGGCGTTCACCTGGGTTGTAACGAAAACAGACCAGCTCAGGCATCTCCGGCACCTTGTCGATCAGGGAAATGTCATCGAGATTGAGCACACAGCCCCCTCGGGCTGCAGCCGCTTCGAACTCCTCCGGACTGGTATTGTTTGAGGTGAACATGATGTCTTCGCCGGAGGCGCCGATATCGCGGCTGAGGATCAATTCTGCGATGGAACTGCAGTCGAAGCCGAATCCCATCGACTGCATGATCTGCATAATCCTGGGATTGGGCAGCGCCTTGACTGCGAAGTACTCGCGGAAACCCTCGATGCCGGAAAACGCCTCGGTCAGCGTTTTTCCGGTATCGAGAATGCCCTGCTCATCGTAGAGATGAAAAGGGGTGCCATAGTGCTCGACGATGTTCTTCAGAACAGGGGAGAGCCGGTGCTTGAAATCTTGGGATATTGGCATCGTGGTTTCCTGCTGGCGACGAATTAGAGCGCGTCTTTGATCCGGGACATCGCTTCCTGGACGTTTTCGAAACTGTTGAAGGCGCTGATGCGGATGTAGCCCTCGCCGCATTTGCCGAAACCGGCGCCGGGGGTGCAGACCACGCCGGTATTGTTCAGCAGTTTGTCGAAGAGCTCCCAGGAGTCGCCTTTGGCATCGATCCAGATGTAGGGTGAGTTCTCGCCGCCCATGCAATCGTAGCCCAGCGACTCCATCTGTTCACGGATATATTTGGCGTTCTTCAGGTAGTAGGAGACCAGTTCCTGCACCTGGGCCTGCCCCTCCGGGCTGAAGACCGCTTCGGCTGCGCGCTGCACCGGGTAGGAGACGCTGTTGAACTTGGTGGTGTGGCGACGGTTCCAGAGCGCATGAACAGAGGCTTTCTCACCCGATTCAGTGTAGGCCATGCAGGCTTTTGGGACCACGGTGTAGGCGCAGCGTGTACCGGTGAAACCGGCGGTCTTGGAGAAGCTGCGGAATTCGATCGCCACCTCTTTGGCGCCCTCTATTTCGTAAATGGAGCGGGGCAGGCTGTCGTCCTGCACGAAGGCCTCGTAGGCCGCGTCGAAAAGGATCAGTGCCTTGTTGTCACGGGCGTAGTCGACCCAGGCCTTCAGCTGCGCCTTGGTGGCAGTGGCCCCGGTCGGATTGTTGGGGAAACAGAGATAGATGAGATCGGCCGGAGTTTCCGGCAGATCGGGGATGAAGCCATTTTCCTTGGTGGCGTCCAGATAGACCAGTCCATCGTAGCGGCCATCTTTTGCCTCGCCGGTACGACCGGCCATGACGTTGGTATCGACGTAGACAGGGTAGACGGGATCTGGGATGGCAACGGTGGCGTCGGCGGCGAAGATCTCCTGAAAGTTACCTGAGTCGCATTTTGCCCCGTCGCTGACGAAGATCTCGTCGGCCTCGATATCGGCACCACGGGATTGGAAGTCACCTTTGGCGATGGCCTCGCGCAGGAAGTCATATCCCTGTTCCGGGCCGTAACCGTGAAAGGAGTTGTCGCTGGCCATCTCATCCACTGCGGCATGAAGTGCCTTGATGCAGGCGTCCGGCAGGGCGCGGGTGACGTCGCCGATCCCGAGGCGGATGATGCTCTGATCAGGGTTCGCCTCAGTGTGGGCGGCCACCCGCTTGGCGATATCGGAGAACAGATATGAGGCCTGGAGTTTATTGTAGTTCTCGTTGATTTTGATCATGCGGCAATCCCGG from Gammaproteobacteria bacterium (ex Lamellibrachia satsuma) harbors:
- a CDS encoding diaminopimelate decarboxylase yields the protein MPISQDFKHRLSPVLKNIVEHYGTPFHLYDEQGILDTGKTLTEAFSGIEGFREYFAVKALPNPRIMQIMQSMGFGFDCSSIAELILSRDIGASGEDIMFTSNNTSPEEFEAAAARGGCVLNLDDISLIDKVPEMPELVCFRYNPGERRTGNSIIGNPVEAKYGVTHDQLLDAYKAAKGRGAKRFGLHTMLASNELNYTYMVETARTLLERVEWISSQLGITFDFINIGGGLGIPYRPENEALDIQAMGREITALFDTFKSHNGYAPKLYVESGRYMTGPHGVLVTQAINRKEIYRTYVGVDACMSALMRPGMYGAYHHIDVLGKSGCDETVDVAGSLCENNDKFAVQRSLPRIEDGDILYIHDTGAHGQAMGFNYNGKVRPKELLLKTDGSVELIRREETLDDYFATLNFEADRFVPASG
- a CDS encoding LL-diaminopimelate aminotransferase, whose amino-acid sequence is MIKINENYNKLQASYLFSDIAKRVAAHTEANPDQSIIRLGIGDVTRALPDACIKALHAAVDEMASDNSFHGYGPEQGYDFLREAIAKGDFQSRGADIEADEIFVSDGAKCDSGNFQEIFAADATVAIPDPVYPVYVDTNVMAGRTGEAKDGRYDGLVYLDATKENGFIPDLPETPADLIYLCFPNNPTGATATKAQLKAWVDYARDNKALILFDAAYEAFVQDDSLPRSIYEIEGAKEVAIEFRSFSKTAGFTGTRCAYTVVPKACMAYTESGEKASVHALWNRRHTTKFNSVSYPVQRAAEAVFSPEGQAQVQELVSYYLKNAKYIREQMESLGYDCMGGENSPYIWIDAKGDSWELFDKLLNNTGVVCTPGAGFGKCGEGYIRISAFNSFENVQEAMSRIKDAL